Proteins from a single region of Salvelinus sp. IW2-2015 linkage group LG4p, ASM291031v2, whole genome shotgun sequence:
- the LOC111960719 gene encoding vascular endothelial zinc finger 1 isoform X7 has translation MEPSWSTFLFQQANEALHHQHQVAQNSLLPLLQSGGPEPVDQKPVMPILLDQKPPVSVAELLKDNVASGTGGGGGGGGGPVVVVKKEPKSKTPFICGYCNKAFRDSYHLRRHESCHTGVKMVSRPKKTQTAPTMVPMISTVPQRENSGGQPSYISTIAGILTTATTSASTGSSIMSPTMVPQQHQHQQQHHHHHQQQSQPKKPAKPVKKNHGCEMCGKAFRDVYHLNRHKLSHSDEKPFECPICQQRFKRKDRMTYHVRSHDGGVHKPYICSVCGKGFSRPDHLSCHVKHVHSSERPFKCQVTACTSAFATKDRLRSHMIRHEGKVTCNICGKMLSAAYITSHLKTHGQASFNNPCNKGLSDWQWNHHSGLRKDSNNVHNSGSVTPVTNSAAITSAMNRGNASNPVTIAAQMNITTSTVNITSPINLQHPVTITGPMNIAHPVAITSGMPMNITGPLNIAMRPMDSMPFLSQVLPSSPPW, from the exons CAGGCCAATGAAGCCCTGCATCACCAGCACCAGGTGGCCCAGAACAGCTTGCTGCCTCTCCTCCAGTCAGGAGGACCAGAACCTGTGGACCAGAAACCTGTGATGCCCATCCTCTTGGACCAGAAGCCCCCGGTCAGCGTCGCAGAGCTCCTCAAGGACAATGTGGCCAGTGGGACGGggggaggcggaggaggaggcgGTGGTCCCGTTGTTGTGGTGAAGAAAGAGCCCAAGTCCAAAACACCTTTCATCTGCGGCTACTGCAACAAGGCCTTCCGGGACAGTTACCATCTCAGACGGCACGAGTCCTGCCATACGGGCGTCAAGATGGTGTCTCGTCCCAAGAAGACACAGACGGCGCCCACCATGGTGCCCATGATCTCCACAGTGCCGCAGCGCGAGAACAGCGGCGGGCAGCCCTCTTACATATCCACCATCGCTGGCATCCTCACCACGGCCACAACCTCAGCCTCCACGGGCTCCAGCATCATGTCTCCCACCATGGTGCCCCAGCAGCACCAGCATCAACAGcagcaccaccatcatcatcagcagcagagCCAGCCCAAGAAGCCTGCCAAGCCAGTGAAGAAGAACCACGGCTGTGAGATGTGTGGCAAGGCKTTCCGTGACGTCTACCACCTGAACCGTCACAAGCTGTCCCACTCAGACGAGAAGCCCTTTGAGTGCCCCATCTGCCAGCAGCGCTTCAAGAGAAAGGACCGCATGACCTACCACGTGCGCTCACACGACGGGGGCGTTCACAAACCTTACATCTGCTCTGTCTGTGGGAAGGGCTTCTCCAG gcCTGACCATCTAAGCTGTCATGTGAAGCATGTTCATTCCTCAGAGAGACCCTTCAAATGCCAAGTAACG GCCTGCACCTCTGCTTTCGCCACCAAAGACCGCCTGCGCTCCCACATGATCCGACATGAGGGCAAGGTGACCTGCAACATCTGTGGCAAGATGCTGAGCGCTGCCTACATTACCAGCCACCTCAAGACCCACGGCCAGGCCAGCTTCAACAACCCCTGTAATAAAG GGCTAAGTGACTGGCAGTGGAACCACCACTCAGGGCTACGAAAAG ACTCTAACAACGTGCACAACTCCGGCTCGGTGACGCCCGTCACCAactctgccgccatcacctcggCCATGAACCGTGGCAACGCCAGCAACCCGGTAACCATCGCCGCCCAGATGAACATCACCACCAGCACGGTCAACATCACCTCTCCAATCAACCTGCAGCACCCAGTGACCATCACTGGGCCCATGAATATAGCCCACCCTGTGGCCATCACCTCTGGGATGCCCATGAATATAACCGGGCCGCTTAACATCGCCATGCGGCCCATGGATAGCATGCCTTTTCTCTCCCAGGTCctgccttcctcccctccctggtAG
- the LOC111960719 gene encoding vascular endothelial zinc finger 1 isoform X4 has translation MEPSWSTFLFQSSVGPMVPGNPRRDYYTGIRQANEALHHQHQVAQNSLLPLLQSGGPEPVDQKPVMPILLDQKPPVSVAELLKDNVASGTGGGGGGGGGPVVVVKKEPKSKTPFICGYCNKAFRDSYHLRRHESCHTGVKMVSRPKKTQTAPTMVPMISTVPQRENSGGQPSYISTIAGILTTATTSASTGSSIMSPTMVPQQHQHQQQHHHHHQQQSQPKKPAKPVKKNHGCEMCGKAFRDVYHLNRHKLSHSDEKPFECPICQQRFKRKDRMTYHVRSHDGGVHKPYICSVCGKGFSRPDHLSCHVKHVHSSERPFKCQVTACTSAFATKDRLRSHMIRHEGKVTCNICGKMLSAAYITSHLKTHGQASFNNPCNKGLSDWQWNHHSGLRKGELTVGEILNNSFQVLMDISRFQDSNNVHNSGSVTPVTNSAAITSAMNRGNASNPVTIAAQMNITTSTVNITSPINLQHPVTITGPMNIAHPVAITSGMPMNITGPLNIAMRPMDSMPFLSQVLPSSPPW, from the exons CAGGCCAATGAAGCCCTGCATCACCAGCACCAGGTGGCCCAGAACAGCTTGCTGCCTCTCCTCCAGTCAGGAGGACCAGAACCTGTGGACCAGAAACCTGTGATGCCCATCCTCTTGGACCAGAAGCCCCCGGTCAGCGTCGCAGAGCTCCTCAAGGACAATGTGGCCAGTGGGACGGggggaggcggaggaggaggcgGTGGTCCCGTTGTTGTGGTGAAGAAAGAGCCCAAGTCCAAAACACCTTTCATCTGCGGCTACTGCAACAAGGCCTTCCGGGACAGTTACCATCTCAGACGGCACGAGTCCTGCCATACGGGCGTCAAGATGGTGTCTCGTCCCAAGAAGACACAGACGGCGCCCACCATGGTGCCCATGATCTCCACAGTGCCGCAGCGCGAGAACAGCGGCGGGCAGCCCTCTTACATATCCACCATCGCTGGCATCCTCACCACGGCCACAACCTCAGCCTCCACGGGCTCCAGCATCATGTCTCCCACCATGGTGCCCCAGCAGCACCAGCATCAACAGcagcaccaccatcatcatcagcagcagagCCAGCCCAAGAAGCCTGCCAAGCCAGTGAAGAAGAACCACGGCTGTGAGATGTGTGGCAAGGCKTTCCGTGACGTCTACCACCTGAACCGTCACAAGCTGTCCCACTCAGACGAGAAGCCCTTTGAGTGCCCCATCTGCCAGCAGCGCTTCAAGAGAAAGGACCGCATGACCTACCACGTGCGCTCACACGACGGGGGCGTTCACAAACCTTACATCTGCTCTGTCTGTGGGAAGGGCTTCTCCAG gcCTGACCATCTAAGCTGTCATGTGAAGCATGTTCATTCCTCAGAGAGACCCTTCAAATGCCAAGTAACG GCCTGCACCTCTGCTTTCGCCACCAAAGACCGCCTGCGCTCCCACATGATCCGACATGAGGGCAAGGTGACCTGCAACATCTGTGGCAAGATGCTGAGCGCTGCCTACATTACCAGCCACCTCAAGACCCACGGCCAGGCCAGCTTCAACAACCCCTGTAATAAAG GGCTAAGTGACTGGCAGTGGAACCACCACTCAGGGCTACGAAAAG GTGAGTTGACGGTAGGAGAGATCTTAAATAACTCGTTCCAAGTCCTTATGGACATCTCTCGTTTTCAAG ACTCTAACAACGTGCACAACTCCGGCTCGGTGACGCCCGTCACCAactctgccgccatcacctcggCCATGAACCGTGGCAACGCCAGCAACCCGGTAACCATCGCCGCCCAGATGAACATCACCACCAGCACGGTCAACATCACCTCTCCAATCAACCTGCAGCACCCAGTGACCATCACTGGGCCCATGAATATAGCCCACCCTGTGGCCATCACCTCTGGGATGCCCATGAATATAACCGGGCCGCTTAACATCGCCATGCGGCCCATGGATAGCATGCCTTTTCTCTCCCAGGTCctgccttcctcccctccctggtAG
- the LOC111960719 gene encoding vascular endothelial zinc finger 1 isoform X5 — MEPSWSTFLFQSSVGPMVPGNPRRDYYTGIRQANEALHHQHQVAQNSLLPLLQSGGPEPVDQKPVMPILLDQKPPVSVAELLKDNVASGTGGGGGGGGGPVVVVKKEPKSKTPFICGYCNKAFRDSYHLRRHESCHTGVKMVSRPKKTQTAPTMVPMISTVPQRENSGGQPSYISTIAGILTTATTSASTGSSIMSPTMVPQQHQHQQQHHHHHQQQSQPKKPAKPVKKNHGCEMCGKAFRDVYHLNRHKLSHSDEKPFECPICQQRFKRKDRMTYHVRSHDGGVHKPYICSVCGKGFSRDIGRGQGECCRGQTAPEEMGLQCHSCSSQGQWPDHLSCHVKHVHSSERPFKCQVTACTSAFATKDRLRSHMIRHEGKVTCNICGKMLSAAYITSHLKTHGQASFNNPCNKDSNNVHNSGSVTPVTNSAAITSAMNRGNASNPVTIAAQMNITTSTVNITSPINLQHPVTITGPMNIAHPVAITSGMPMNITGPLNIAMRPMDSMPFLSQVLPSSPPW, encoded by the exons CAGGCCAATGAAGCCCTGCATCACCAGCACCAGGTGGCCCAGAACAGCTTGCTGCCTCTCCTCCAGTCAGGAGGACCAGAACCTGTGGACCAGAAACCTGTGATGCCCATCCTCTTGGACCAGAAGCCCCCGGTCAGCGTCGCAGAGCTCCTCAAGGACAATGTGGCCAGTGGGACGGggggaggcggaggaggaggcgGTGGTCCCGTTGTTGTGGTGAAGAAAGAGCCCAAGTCCAAAACACCTTTCATCTGCGGCTACTGCAACAAGGCCTTCCGGGACAGTTACCATCTCAGACGGCACGAGTCCTGCCATACGGGCGTCAAGATGGTGTCTCGTCCCAAGAAGACACAGACGGCGCCCACCATGGTGCCCATGATCTCCACAGTGCCGCAGCGCGAGAACAGCGGCGGGCAGCCCTCTTACATATCCACCATCGCTGGCATCCTCACCACGGCCACAACCTCAGCCTCCACGGGCTCCAGCATCATGTCTCCCACCATGGTGCCCCAGCAGCACCAGCATCAACAGcagcaccaccatcatcatcagcagcagagCCAGCCCAAGAAGCCTGCCAAGCCAGTGAAGAAGAACCACGGCTGTGAGATGTGTGGCAAGGCKTTCCGTGACGTCTACCACCTGAACCGTCACAAGCTGTCCCACTCAGACGAGAAGCCCTTTGAGTGCCCCATCTGCCAGCAGCGCTTCAAGAGAAAGGACCGCATGACCTACCACGTGCGCTCACACGACGGGGGCGTTCACAAACCTTACATCTGCTCTGTCTGTGGGAAGGGCTTCTCCAG GGATATCGGCAGGGGACAGGGAGAATGCTGCAGGGGCCAGACAGCACCAGAAGAGATGGGTCTCCAGTGTCACTCCTGCAGCTCCCAAGGCCAATG gcCTGACCATCTAAGCTGTCATGTGAAGCATGTTCATTCCTCAGAGAGACCCTTCAAATGCCAAGTAACG GCCTGCACCTCTGCTTTCGCCACCAAAGACCGCCTGCGCTCCCACATGATCCGACATGAGGGCAAGGTGACCTGCAACATCTGTGGCAAGATGCTGAGCGCTGCCTACATTACCAGCCACCTCAAGACCCACGGCCAGGCCAGCTTCAACAACCCCTGTAATAAAG ACTCTAACAACGTGCACAACTCCGGCTCGGTGACGCCCGTCACCAactctgccgccatcacctcggCCATGAACCGTGGCAACGCCAGCAACCCGGTAACCATCGCCGCCCAGATGAACATCACCACCAGCACGGTCAACATCACCTCTCCAATCAACCTGCAGCACCCAGTGACCATCACTGGGCCCATGAATATAGCCCACCCTGTGGCCATCACCTCTGGGATGCCCATGAATATAACCGGGCCGCTTAACATCGCCATGCGGCCCATGGATAGCATGCCTTTTCTCTCCCAGGTCctgccttcctcccctccctggtAG
- the LOC111960719 gene encoding vascular endothelial zinc finger 1 isoform X3, with the protein MEPSWSTFLFQSSVGPMVPGNPRRDYYTGIRQANEALHHQHQVAQNSLLPLLQSGGPEPVDQKPVMPILLDQKPPVSVAELLKDNVASGTGGGGGGGGGPVVVVKKEPKSKTPFICGYCNKAFRDSYHLRRHESCHTGVKMVSRPKKTQTAPTMVPMISTVPQRENSGGQPSYISTIAGILTTATTSASTGSSIMSPTMVPQQHQHQQQHHHHHQQQSQPKKPAKPVKKNHGCEMCGKAFRDVYHLNRHKLSHSDEKPFECPICQQRFKRKDRMTYHVRSHDGGVHKPYICSVCGKGFSRDIGRGQGECCRGQTAPEEMGLQCHSCSSQGQWPDHLSCHVKHVHSSERPFKCQVTACTSAFATKDRLRSHMIRHEGKVTCNICGKMLSAAYITSHLKTHGQASFNNPCNKGLSDWQWNHHSGLRKDSNNVHNSGSVTPVTNSAAITSAMNRGNASNPVTIAAQMNITTSTVNITSPINLQHPVTITGPMNIAHPVAITSGMPMNITGPLNIAMRPMDSMPFLSQVLPSSPPW; encoded by the exons CAGGCCAATGAAGCCCTGCATCACCAGCACCAGGTGGCCCAGAACAGCTTGCTGCCTCTCCTCCAGTCAGGAGGACCAGAACCTGTGGACCAGAAACCTGTGATGCCCATCCTCTTGGACCAGAAGCCCCCGGTCAGCGTCGCAGAGCTCCTCAAGGACAATGTGGCCAGTGGGACGGggggaggcggaggaggaggcgGTGGTCCCGTTGTTGTGGTGAAGAAAGAGCCCAAGTCCAAAACACCTTTCATCTGCGGCTACTGCAACAAGGCCTTCCGGGACAGTTACCATCTCAGACGGCACGAGTCCTGCCATACGGGCGTCAAGATGGTGTCTCGTCCCAAGAAGACACAGACGGCGCCCACCATGGTGCCCATGATCTCCACAGTGCCGCAGCGCGAGAACAGCGGCGGGCAGCCCTCTTACATATCCACCATCGCTGGCATCCTCACCACGGCCACAACCTCAGCCTCCACGGGCTCCAGCATCATGTCTCCCACCATGGTGCCCCAGCAGCACCAGCATCAACAGcagcaccaccatcatcatcagcagcagagCCAGCCCAAGAAGCCTGCCAAGCCAGTGAAGAAGAACCACGGCTGTGAGATGTGTGGCAAGGCKTTCCGTGACGTCTACCACCTGAACCGTCACAAGCTGTCCCACTCAGACGAGAAGCCCTTTGAGTGCCCCATCTGCCAGCAGCGCTTCAAGAGAAAGGACCGCATGACCTACCACGTGCGCTCACACGACGGGGGCGTTCACAAACCTTACATCTGCTCTGTCTGTGGGAAGGGCTTCTCCAG GGATATCGGCAGGGGACAGGGAGAATGCTGCAGGGGCCAGACAGCACCAGAAGAGATGGGTCTCCAGTGTCACTCCTGCAGCTCCCAAGGCCAATG gcCTGACCATCTAAGCTGTCATGTGAAGCATGTTCATTCCTCAGAGAGACCCTTCAAATGCCAAGTAACG GCCTGCACCTCTGCTTTCGCCACCAAAGACCGCCTGCGCTCCCACATGATCCGACATGAGGGCAAGGTGACCTGCAACATCTGTGGCAAGATGCTGAGCGCTGCCTACATTACCAGCCACCTCAAGACCCACGGCCAGGCCAGCTTCAACAACCCCTGTAATAAAG GGCTAAGTGACTGGCAGTGGAACCACCACTCAGGGCTACGAAAAG ACTCTAACAACGTGCACAACTCCGGCTCGGTGACGCCCGTCACCAactctgccgccatcacctcggCCATGAACCGTGGCAACGCCAGCAACCCGGTAACCATCGCCGCCCAGATGAACATCACCACCAGCACGGTCAACATCACCTCTCCAATCAACCTGCAGCACCCAGTGACCATCACTGGGCCCATGAATATAGCCCACCCTGTGGCCATCACCTCTGGGATGCCCATGAATATAACCGGGCCGCTTAACATCGCCATGCGGCCCATGGATAGCATGCCTTTTCTCTCCCAGGTCctgccttcctcccctccctggtAG
- the LOC111960719 gene encoding vascular endothelial zinc finger 1 isoform X1 — protein MEPSWSTFLFQSSVGPMVPGNPRRDYYTGIRQANEALHHQHQVAQNSLLPLLQSGGPEPVDQKPVMPILLDQKPPVSVAELLKDNVASGTGGGGGGGGGPVVVVKKEPKSKTPFICGYCNKAFRDSYHLRRHESCHTGVKMVSRPKKTQTAPTMVPMISTVPQRENSGGQPSYISTIAGILTTATTSASTGSSIMSPTMVPQQHQHQQQHHHHHQQQSQPKKPAKPVKKNHGCEMCGKAFRDVYHLNRHKLSHSDEKPFECPICQQRFKRKDRMTYHVRSHDGGVHKPYICSVCGKGFSRDIGRGQGECCRGQTAPEEMGLQCHSCSSQGQWPDHLSCHVKHVHSSERPFKCQVTACTSAFATKDRLRSHMIRHEGKVTCNICGKMLSAAYITSHLKTHGQASFNNPCNKGLSDWQWNHHSGLRKGELTVGEILNNSFQVLMDISRFQDSNNVHNSGSVTPVTNSAAITSAMNRGNASNPVTIAAQMNITTSTVNITSPINLQHPVTITGPMNIAHPVAITSGMPMNITGPLNIAMRPMDSMPFLSQVLPSSPPW, from the exons CAGGCCAATGAAGCCCTGCATCACCAGCACCAGGTGGCCCAGAACAGCTTGCTGCCTCTCCTCCAGTCAGGAGGACCAGAACCTGTGGACCAGAAACCTGTGATGCCCATCCTCTTGGACCAGAAGCCCCCGGTCAGCGTCGCAGAGCTCCTCAAGGACAATGTGGCCAGTGGGACGGggggaggcggaggaggaggcgGTGGTCCCGTTGTTGTGGTGAAGAAAGAGCCCAAGTCCAAAACACCTTTCATCTGCGGCTACTGCAACAAGGCCTTCCGGGACAGTTACCATCTCAGACGGCACGAGTCCTGCCATACGGGCGTCAAGATGGTGTCTCGTCCCAAGAAGACACAGACGGCGCCCACCATGGTGCCCATGATCTCCACAGTGCCGCAGCGCGAGAACAGCGGCGGGCAGCCCTCTTACATATCCACCATCGCTGGCATCCTCACCACGGCCACAACCTCAGCCTCCACGGGCTCCAGCATCATGTCTCCCACCATGGTGCCCCAGCAGCACCAGCATCAACAGcagcaccaccatcatcatcagcagcagagCCAGCCCAAGAAGCCTGCCAAGCCAGTGAAGAAGAACCACGGCTGTGAGATGTGTGGCAAGGCKTTCCGTGACGTCTACCACCTGAACCGTCACAAGCTGTCCCACTCAGACGAGAAGCCCTTTGAGTGCCCCATCTGCCAGCAGCGCTTCAAGAGAAAGGACCGCATGACCTACCACGTGCGCTCACACGACGGGGGCGTTCACAAACCTTACATCTGCTCTGTCTGTGGGAAGGGCTTCTCCAG GGATATCGGCAGGGGACAGGGAGAATGCTGCAGGGGCCAGACAGCACCAGAAGAGATGGGTCTCCAGTGTCACTCCTGCAGCTCCCAAGGCCAATG gcCTGACCATCTAAGCTGTCATGTGAAGCATGTTCATTCCTCAGAGAGACCCTTCAAATGCCAAGTAACG GCCTGCACCTCTGCTTTCGCCACCAAAGACCGCCTGCGCTCCCACATGATCCGACATGAGGGCAAGGTGACCTGCAACATCTGTGGCAAGATGCTGAGCGCTGCCTACATTACCAGCCACCTCAAGACCCACGGCCAGGCCAGCTTCAACAACCCCTGTAATAAAG GGCTAAGTGACTGGCAGTGGAACCACCACTCAGGGCTACGAAAAG GTGAGTTGACGGTAGGAGAGATCTTAAATAACTCGTTCCAAGTCCTTATGGACATCTCTCGTTTTCAAG ACTCTAACAACGTGCACAACTCCGGCTCGGTGACGCCCGTCACCAactctgccgccatcacctcggCCATGAACCGTGGCAACGCCAGCAACCCGGTAACCATCGCCGCCCAGATGAACATCACCACCAGCACGGTCAACATCACCTCTCCAATCAACCTGCAGCACCCAGTGACCATCACTGGGCCCATGAATATAGCCCACCCTGTGGCCATCACCTCTGGGATGCCCATGAATATAACCGGGCCGCTTAACATCGCCATGCGGCCCATGGATAGCATGCCTTTTCTCTCCCAGGTCctgccttcctcccctccctggtAG
- the LOC111960719 gene encoding vascular endothelial zinc finger 1 isoform X2, translating into MEPSWSTFLFQQANEALHHQHQVAQNSLLPLLQSGGPEPVDQKPVMPILLDQKPPVSVAELLKDNVASGTGGGGGGGGGPVVVVKKEPKSKTPFICGYCNKAFRDSYHLRRHESCHTGVKMVSRPKKTQTAPTMVPMISTVPQRENSGGQPSYISTIAGILTTATTSASTGSSIMSPTMVPQQHQHQQQHHHHHQQQSQPKKPAKPVKKNHGCEMCGKAFRDVYHLNRHKLSHSDEKPFECPICQQRFKRKDRMTYHVRSHDGGVHKPYICSVCGKGFSRDIGRGQGECCRGQTAPEEMGLQCHSCSSQGQWPDHLSCHVKHVHSSERPFKCQVTACTSAFATKDRLRSHMIRHEGKVTCNICGKMLSAAYITSHLKTHGQASFNNPCNKGLSDWQWNHHSGLRKGELTVGEILNNSFQVLMDISRFQDSNNVHNSGSVTPVTNSAAITSAMNRGNASNPVTIAAQMNITTSTVNITSPINLQHPVTITGPMNIAHPVAITSGMPMNITGPLNIAMRPMDSMPFLSQVLPSSPPW; encoded by the exons CAGGCCAATGAAGCCCTGCATCACCAGCACCAGGTGGCCCAGAACAGCTTGCTGCCTCTCCTCCAGTCAGGAGGACCAGAACCTGTGGACCAGAAACCTGTGATGCCCATCCTCTTGGACCAGAAGCCCCCGGTCAGCGTCGCAGAGCTCCTCAAGGACAATGTGGCCAGTGGGACGGggggaggcggaggaggaggcgGTGGTCCCGTTGTTGTGGTGAAGAAAGAGCCCAAGTCCAAAACACCTTTCATCTGCGGCTACTGCAACAAGGCCTTCCGGGACAGTTACCATCTCAGACGGCACGAGTCCTGCCATACGGGCGTCAAGATGGTGTCTCGTCCCAAGAAGACACAGACGGCGCCCACCATGGTGCCCATGATCTCCACAGTGCCGCAGCGCGAGAACAGCGGCGGGCAGCCCTCTTACATATCCACCATCGCTGGCATCCTCACCACGGCCACAACCTCAGCCTCCACGGGCTCCAGCATCATGTCTCCCACCATGGTGCCCCAGCAGCACCAGCATCAACAGcagcaccaccatcatcatcagcagcagagCCAGCCCAAGAAGCCTGCCAAGCCAGTGAAGAAGAACCACGGCTGTGAGATGTGTGGCAAGGCKTTCCGTGACGTCTACCACCTGAACCGTCACAAGCTGTCCCACTCAGACGAGAAGCCCTTTGAGTGCCCCATCTGCCAGCAGCGCTTCAAGAGAAAGGACCGCATGACCTACCACGTGCGCTCACACGACGGGGGCGTTCACAAACCTTACATCTGCTCTGTCTGTGGGAAGGGCTTCTCCAG GGATATCGGCAGGGGACAGGGAGAATGCTGCAGGGGCCAGACAGCACCAGAAGAGATGGGTCTCCAGTGTCACTCCTGCAGCTCCCAAGGCCAATG gcCTGACCATCTAAGCTGTCATGTGAAGCATGTTCATTCCTCAGAGAGACCCTTCAAATGCCAAGTAACG GCCTGCACCTCTGCTTTCGCCACCAAAGACCGCCTGCGCTCCCACATGATCCGACATGAGGGCAAGGTGACCTGCAACATCTGTGGCAAGATGCTGAGCGCTGCCTACATTACCAGCCACCTCAAGACCCACGGCCAGGCCAGCTTCAACAACCCCTGTAATAAAG GGCTAAGTGACTGGCAGTGGAACCACCACTCAGGGCTACGAAAAG GTGAGTTGACGGTAGGAGAGATCTTAAATAACTCGTTCCAAGTCCTTATGGACATCTCTCGTTTTCAAG ACTCTAACAACGTGCACAACTCCGGCTCGGTGACGCCCGTCACCAactctgccgccatcacctcggCCATGAACCGTGGCAACGCCAGCAACCCGGTAACCATCGCCGCCCAGATGAACATCACCACCAGCACGGTCAACATCACCTCTCCAATCAACCTGCAGCACCCAGTGACCATCACTGGGCCCATGAATATAGCCCACCCTGTGGCCATCACCTCTGGGATGCCCATGAATATAACCGGGCCGCTTAACATCGCCATGCGGCCCATGGATAGCATGCCTTTTCTCTCCCAGGTCctgccttcctcccctccctggtAG
- the LOC111960719 gene encoding vascular endothelial zinc finger 1 isoform X8 has product MEPSWSTFLFQQANEALHHQHQVAQNSLLPLLQSGGPEPVDQKPVMPILLDQKPPVSVAELLKDNVASGTGGGGGGGGGPVVVVKKEPKSKTPFICGYCNKAFRDSYHLRRHESCHTGVKMVSRPKKTQTAPTMVPMISTVPQRENSGGQPSYISTIAGILTTATTSASTGSSIMSPTMVPQQHQHQQQHHHHHQQQSQPKKPAKPVKKNHGCEMCGKAFRDVYHLNRHKLSHSDEKPFECPICQQRFKRKDRMTYHVRSHDGGVHKPYICSVCGKGFSRPDHLSCHVKHVHSSERPFKCQVTACTSAFATKDRLRSHMIRHEGKVTCNICGKMLSAAYITSHLKTHGQASFNNPCNKDSNNVHNSGSVTPVTNSAAITSAMNRGNASNPVTIAAQMNITTSTVNITSPINLQHPVTITGPMNIAHPVAITSGMPMNITGPLNIAMRPMDSMPFLSQVLPSSPPW; this is encoded by the exons CAGGCCAATGAAGCCCTGCATCACCAGCACCAGGTGGCCCAGAACAGCTTGCTGCCTCTCCTCCAGTCAGGAGGACCAGAACCTGTGGACCAGAAACCTGTGATGCCCATCCTCTTGGACCAGAAGCCCCCGGTCAGCGTCGCAGAGCTCCTCAAGGACAATGTGGCCAGTGGGACGGggggaggcggaggaggaggcgGTGGTCCCGTTGTTGTGGTGAAGAAAGAGCCCAAGTCCAAAACACCTTTCATCTGCGGCTACTGCAACAAGGCCTTCCGGGACAGTTACCATCTCAGACGGCACGAGTCCTGCCATACGGGCGTCAAGATGGTGTCTCGTCCCAAGAAGACACAGACGGCGCCCACCATGGTGCCCATGATCTCCACAGTGCCGCAGCGCGAGAACAGCGGCGGGCAGCCCTCTTACATATCCACCATCGCTGGCATCCTCACCACGGCCACAACCTCAGCCTCCACGGGCTCCAGCATCATGTCTCCCACCATGGTGCCCCAGCAGCACCAGCATCAACAGcagcaccaccatcatcatcagcagcagagCCAGCCCAAGAAGCCTGCCAAGCCAGTGAAGAAGAACCACGGCTGTGAGATGTGTGGCAAGGCKTTCCGTGACGTCTACCACCTGAACCGTCACAAGCTGTCCCACTCAGACGAGAAGCCCTTTGAGTGCCCCATCTGCCAGCAGCGCTTCAAGAGAAAGGACCGCATGACCTACCACGTGCGCTCACACGACGGGGGCGTTCACAAACCTTACATCTGCTCTGTCTGTGGGAAGGGCTTCTCCAG gcCTGACCATCTAAGCTGTCATGTGAAGCATGTTCATTCCTCAGAGAGACCCTTCAAATGCCAAGTAACG GCCTGCACCTCTGCTTTCGCCACCAAAGACCGCCTGCGCTCCCACATGATCCGACATGAGGGCAAGGTGACCTGCAACATCTGTGGCAAGATGCTGAGCGCTGCCTACATTACCAGCCACCTCAAGACCCACGGCCAGGCCAGCTTCAACAACCCCTGTAATAAAG ACTCTAACAACGTGCACAACTCCGGCTCGGTGACGCCCGTCACCAactctgccgccatcacctcggCCATGAACCGTGGCAACGCCAGCAACCCGGTAACCATCGCCGCCCAGATGAACATCACCACCAGCACGGTCAACATCACCTCTCCAATCAACCTGCAGCACCCAGTGACCATCACTGGGCCCATGAATATAGCCCACCCTGTGGCCATCACCTCTGGGATGCCCATGAATATAACCGGGCCGCTTAACATCGCCATGCGGCCCATGGATAGCATGCCTTTTCTCTCCCAGGTCctgccttcctcccctccctggtAG